TATGGTAAACAACACAATATTTAATTAAGTATAtcatttttaatcttcttaATATAACATGAGTGTTagaatataatattatattaatttcttaatatatatatacaatacctAATAGAATATTTAAGTTGAAAGCATTACTTTTGTTGGAATGTGGGACTCTCTAGcttcatatacaaataaattattttttgtgtgaGACTGCTCATCCTCAGTAATCGTATTGTCCGCTTTTTTCATTGATTGTACAGCTTTCTCTAAACAAGGAATTTCTAGGGAGTCCTCCCAGTCGGCTAAAGGCGCAATGACCCtaatttttgatgatttttttttataaagaagGTTCAATagaaaatttgaataaaaattatccTTCATACAAGTGCATGGTGATTTACAATATAGGTTGTCACTTATTATGTAGGAGATTTTTGGAgcaatgaaaaaattatttttctattaattaaTACGATAATACGTTATGAATTTGAGTTATAAAATTAATCAGTGATATTTATATCAGATCATAAAGAGTTTGTCTATATATTATACAACTTTGAGATCTTTTTTTGAATCCTTCgtgaatataaatatatatactttatatgttgaatttttttaatcaattatattattaatgttTGTGTCAAGAAAATTACCTATATAACACTTGAATCGATTCTTCTTCGAACCCTGTGTGAATActtgcttcttttctttttcttttttgtcatTTATCATGTAAACAACTTATTGGTACAACTTTAACATATAGGCACTATATCAAATGGACTGCATATATATTACACAAATGTAAAGTTGGCAAAAGATAATTGCAAAATAATTCAATTAAAAATACCATTGTGATAAAAGTCAAACAATATGTTATCACCTTAGAATTAAAAATGATGACCGACTAATTACTTGGACACAAGCTAATTAGTAGTTGATGAGTTTGAACATCCCATTAACTAACACATCCAATCTCttattttcatttgtttttatttttttctatgccaactttttttttctttatgtaCAGGAAAAACACGTCTTGATTGAACAATCAAAAGGTGAATAGGAAATGCATaatatatttctataaatacttAAGCATGCCCTCACCAATAActcaaacaaaaagaaaacttTTTTGTTCTctactttcttattttctttgtccACTTAGCCAAAAACACAAAAGGAAAAAATCATGAAGATTAGAATAGAAAGTTCAAGAATTATTAAGCCTTTCTATGAACACACCCCTCCTCCTCCAACAACAAGTCACATTCCCCTCAGTGTCTTTGATAAGGTCACATATGATGCTCAAATTGCCATCATATATGCTTATCACCCTCCCACCCCACCAAATACCGCGATTGAATTAGGTCTTCAAAAAGCCTTAGCTGTTTATCGAGAGTGGGGTGGAAGATTAGGTGAAGACGAACATGGAAATCGTGTCATTCTCCTCAATGATGAGGGTGTTAGATTCGTCGAGGCATCGGCTAGTAGCACCCTAGATCAAGTAATGCCTTTCAAACCTTCGCCTTCTTTGCTTAGCCTACACCCTAGCTTGAAGGATGTGAAAGAATTGGTGCAAGTCCAATTAACTAGGTTCACTTGTGGCTCCTTGGTGGTTGGTTTTACCGCTCACCACACGGTGGCTGATGGTCATTCCACTAGCAACTTCTTGGTTTCGTGGGGTCAAGCTTGTCGAGGCCTCAGAGTCAATCCACTTCCTCTACATGATCGTACACTTTTCACCCCTCGAAATCCCCCTCTTATTGAGTATCAACATAAAGGGATTGAATTCATGTCTAAGTCGAAAAAAGAACATTCACTCAATGAGGTTCATCATATATCTGAAGATGTGGTAGTACACAAAGTCCATTTCACAATTGAGTTTCTCACGAATCTTAAAGCAAAGGCTTCTTCCATGAATGGAAATAACAAGCCTTATAGCACCTTTGAAAGTCTCCTCGCGCATTTATGGAGGGTTCTAACCAAAGCCCGCGGGCTAAGTGGATTTGAATCAACCCAAATAAGAATCTCAGTCAATGGTAGAACGAGGTTGAACCAAAAAGTACCTAATGAGTACTTTGGTAACTTGGTCCTATGGGCATTCCCAACAACAAAAGTAAAAGACCTATTGCGAGAGCCTCTTCCACATGCAACAAAACTCATTCATGACGCTATTACAAAAGTAAACAACGACTATTTTAGATCGTTCGTTGATTTTGCTAGTACGAAAGCAAAGGAAGAAGATCTTATCCCTACCGCAGACATGAACAAGCACATACTTTGCCCAAATATCGAGGTGGATAGTTGGTTAAGATTTCCATTTTATGACCTAGATTTTGGTACGGGATGCCCGTACATTTTCATGCCTTCGTATTTTCCTACTGAAGGCATGATGTTTCTTATACCGTCCTTTGTTGGAGACGGAAGTATCGATGTCTTCGTTCCTTTATTCGAAGACAAGTTGTTCCTCTTCAAGAAAAATTGTTATTCCTTGGACTTGCTTGAAGATTAAAACCTTCAAATTATTAATATTGCCattactttttttataaaaaaaaattaattagttttctTCATCAATGAATGTCATTTTTGTCACACAAATCATAGGAACTGTTTTAGCCTTAAAATCCCCTACTTGTAACATTTTTTGTTTGCAAATGAGATGTCAATATTAATTATACACAAGAGACGTACTCTCTCCGACTCTCCGTCTCAATTTATCTCTCGTGTTTCTCTTTTACATGTCCCTTAGAAAAACGTTAATTAGGAATTGGTTTAGCCTTAAAACTCCCTACTTGTAACAATTTTTGTTTGCAAATGAGATGTCAATATTAAACACAAGAGATGTACTCTTCATCTCAATTTATCTTCTCATCCGGCTCCTCGCGAGTGAAAGGATTGAATAGATACACTCATGTGTTTCTATCTGTCCcttaaaaaaagttaattagGAGGAGTTTTTGATTATGTTAACTCTTTTTTACATCTTAAGGTGTAATATTTcttcattaaatatttactcTATTGAGATGTttgtaattttcaaaaataattactaCTAAGTATAAAgtgaaaaaacaaaataattaattttattttaaatttctaaaaatgatcAATAATTTGAAGCGActatttttagaaattataACAGATAATTTAAGAAGATTGAGAGTGTATATTTACACAATGACACATACtatcaaaaatcttattttcttttcttttttccagcAAGTTCTGGATCTAAATAATTTGTTTTGTCAATATGTAAAAGTAGAGGGTTGTCATGTACTCACGTAGATATatagatttttaattaataatgcatgtgcatatcataaaaattattgCTTGTCTTAATACTTGCCAGCACATCAATATTCTGTGGCTTACTCTATAAGGCATAATTGCAACTAATTAATGAAATTCGATTTGTGCTGTTGGAATGGAGAAATTATTGGTAGAAAACGTTCATTTCTTAATAAATTAATGCAACGCAAATTTAAATTACCTAAATATTATATTAGTCAAATCAATGAGTATTACAAAATCTAGATGGTTAGTTACTtttcatttacatctcatcttCAAAAACTTGTTAGCTTAGAAGTTTGTTAGTCCTATTTGATCTGTCTTCACCGACTTGCTCTCCATTTGGGGGACATCACTTCTCTTTTTAGTTAATTTTACAcaatgtaaatttaaattaataagaacctcaaattaaatatcaaatattgagtgagaaaaaaaatgttatcaAATTTCTACGATACTTTGACTATAGTGGTGTGGAAAATAAAGCTCGTATATTGAAAGAATTTGGTACGTTTTCAACTACTCCGATCCAAGaatgtgatgataataataagtTGGTGAATGTGTAGGAATTCATTGACTTCTGTCACCAAAAATAAAAGTGTATCTACACTAATacaaaattctttaaattgacAAGAGATTTTTATGTAATGACCTCATTACATGCATCATTACAATTTTTCTTCTTACATGTTAAAATTTAATCTCACAACATTTGAGAACTTAttcgaaaaaaaaaagaattaaaatgcTTGGGAAACATTTGTATGTGTATAACctataaaaaagaataaataaatatattgaaGCCTAAATGTGTAAATAAAAGTTGAACACAATTTAGATTAAAATTAGATCTTCTTTCTTTGATTTGGTGCAAGCCATTAGTTTGCTTTCAAAAAATTTGTTGGCCACGAATTAGTTCGTTCTGCACTGCTATATTAAACTCCATAGTCGGTAGCAAAGGGAGGATTCAAAGTATTGTTTATGAATTTATAGgaactcaataatttttttctcaaattccgCATATATGTTAAACTCtaaataattacaaatatcTCAATATAAACACatttattattaaaatcaacttaaaattattacAGAAATCAACAAACTTTCAACTCTGAATCCTGATCGACGTAGAATTTATTGTCCCTttctaacaattttttttctagaagACAAGTGTGATATTTCTCGAAATTCCTAACAAGTCAACAAATGTGATTCCATTTTCCGCATCACAATTGAACAATTCTTGCTATATATGACTTAtaagtaataaaaaaaaaactctaaaaGCTACTATCTGcttatgtttttaaaattttaaaattttaaaattttagattaaaaaaatgaataattatTAGATTGATATTAGTCAAATCTCCTCACCTAATAGTTGGTTAAACCCCCACGTGCATGAGCCAAATGGCatgtccaaaaaaataaaaagagatagTTTAGCATAATAATTCATGGGAAATTTTCATAAACGTagtacattaagaaaatatttaccatttatagcaataatatttttttcactgaacacttataatacaattttaatacatattagcgagaataatttataaaactcatataatacaagttttattcatggataatatatttatcacatactttaatacacttataatacattgtgtcaatttcttacaaaacaagtataatatattttaaaacacttataatacatttatattgcatgcataattcaattttaatacatgataaatatatcataatattactataaatgataataaataaaaaatattactaaaatcaataattatttattaaaaagtattttttctaataatttttcCATAATTCATTATAATATGTTGCATCCAGGCCCTATCTCTCGGAGGATTATAATACGAATAACTCATTTAACATAAAGTCAATGAGTAGGTAAAATTTCAAACTATTTataattatatgaaaaattgtCTAATAATACAAAAAGTtgtgccttttttttttttttt
This region of Solanum dulcamara chromosome 9, daSolDulc1.2, whole genome shotgun sequence genomic DNA includes:
- the LOC129902989 gene encoding agmatine coumaroyltransferase-2-like; this encodes MKIRIESSRIIKPFYEHTPPPPTTSHIPLSVFDKVTYDAQIAIIYAYHPPTPPNTAIELGLQKALAVYREWGGRLGEDEHGNRVILLNDEGVRFVEASASSTLDQVMPFKPSPSLLSLHPSLKDVKELVQVQLTRFTCGSLVVGFTAHHTVADGHSTSNFLVSWGQACRGLRVNPLPLHDRTLFTPRNPPLIEYQHKGIEFMSKSKKEHSLNEVHHISEDVVVHKVHFTIEFLTNLKAKASSMNGNNKPYSTFESLLAHLWRVLTKARGLSGFESTQIRISVNGRTRLNQKVPNEYFGNLVLWAFPTTKVKDLLREPLPHATKLIHDAITKVNNDYFRSFVDFASTKAKEEDLIPTADMNKHILCPNIEVDSWLRFPFYDLDFGTGCPYIFMPSYFPTEGMMFLIPSFVGDGSIDVFVPLFEDKLFLFKKNCYSLDLLED